TTCCAAATGTTCCTATTGTAATTGCACTCTTAGGAATAATAGCTTTTATTTTTCTAGTAATGCAACACCAAAAACTAAAAGATAAACGAAAAATAATAATTACCAAAAAAAACATAAACACTACAGAAATAGCTGTATTAAACGGAAGTTATCACGATTTAGACATAGGTAAAGAGTTTATAAATCCACAACATTTTTTTAGCAACGACATTGATTTGTTTGGAAAAGGGTCTTTCTTTCAATTTATAAACAGAACCGTAACTAAAGATGGTAAAAAAGAGCTTGCCGCAACTATAGTTAGCAATCAGACTGCTTTTATTTTTGAAAAGCAAGAAGCACTGAAAGAACTTTCTTCTAAAGTTAAATGGCGACAACATTTTTCTGCATTAGAAAGCTTGGTTACAGCCAAAAGAGACACAGCAACAATTGTTGAATGGATTCAAAATTACACTTCTAAAATACCAAAACATCTTTCAATTATAACCAAACTATTTCCAATAGTATCTATTGCATTCATTACACTTTTGGTTTTTAAAACAATTAGTTTTTCAATACTATTAGGATGGTTTTTTGTTGGTTTAGCAATAACGGGTTCTGCATTAAAAGCAACCCAAAAACTATATACAGATGCTAACAACGCTAAAGATATTTTTAAACAGTATTACTTATTATTAGAACAAATAGAAAACCAACAATTTTCATCAAGTATACTTCAAAACAAACAACAAGATATTACTTCTGAAAATGAGAAAGCCTCAAGTATTTTTAAAAAATTCTCTAAAATATTAGATGCTTTTGATCAACGAAACAATATATTAATTGCTGTTGTTGGAAATGGCTTATTTTTATGGGATATTCAAAATGCTCTTAAAACAGAACAATGGATTGCCCAATATAAAAATGTAGTTAAGCAATGGTTTAAAACAGTAAGTTATTTTGATGCGCAAAACTCTCTAGCTAACTTTGTTTACAATCATCCTACATATTCTTTTCCAAAAATTCAAGATGAAACAGCTGTTATTACAGCAAAAAACCTTGGACATCCATTGTTAAATCGTACCAAAAGAATTGATAATGATTTTCGTATTTCTAACAATCAGTTTTTTATTGTTACTGGAGCTAATATGGCGGGAAAAAGTACTTTTTTAAGAACTATTTCATTGTCTATAGTTATGGCAAACTGTGGACTTCCTGTTTGTGCAGAAAGTTACAACTATACTCCCGTAAAGCTTATAACAAGCATGCGTACATCAGATTCTTTAACAGATGATGAATCGTACTTTTATTCTGAATTAAAGCGTTTAAAATTTATTGTAGACAAACTAACCAACGATAATTATTTTATTGTTTTAGATGAGATTTTAAAAGGAACAAATAGTAAAGATAAAGCCTTAGGTTCGAAAAAGTTTATTGAAAAATTGAGCAAGTCAACCTCAACAGGAATTATTGCCACTCATGATGTAAGCTTATGTGAATTAGCAAATGAATATGCTCCTCAAATAGAAAACCACTATTTCGATGCAGAAATTGTGAACAACGAATTGTTTTTTGATTATAAAATGAAACAAGGAATTTGTAAAAACATGAATGCTTCCTTTCTACTGAAAAAAATGGAAATTGTATAAGTCTAGCCTGAAGATACAAGGTATAAATACGCTCTAAAACTATGACAAATGACAGTAAATTATTGATTCTTTAATCCGTACCTTTGTTCTATGCATGGACTTATAGATAGTTTTGGTAGACAGATTAATTATGTGCGATTGGCAGTTACCGATCGTTGCAATCTTCGTTGCCAATATTGTATGCCTGCAAAGGGTATTGATATTGTTCCTAGAAAGGAACTATTGAGCTATAAAGAAATGTACCGCATTGTTCGAGTACTTACAGAACTTGGTGTTACCAAAGTAAGACTTACAGGAGGAGAACCTTTTGCTCGTAGAGATTTTATGAACTTTTTAGAAATGTTATCATACAATGATCTTCTAGAAGACATAAACATCACTACCAACGGTGCCTTAGTTAGCAAACATATAAAAACGCTGGAAAGTCTTGAAAAGGTTAAAAACATTAACCTAAGTATAGATAGTTTACACCCAGATAAGTTTACCAAAATTACTCGTAGAGATGTTTTTAGTGAAGTTTATGAAGCTTTTGAGTTATTAGAAAAAAGTTCGTTAAACTTGAAGTTAAATGTGGTAGTACAATCGAATTTTAACACCAATGAAATTAATGACTTTGTACGTTTAACTAAGGAAAAAGATATTGCCGTTCGTTTTATTGAAGAAATGCCTTTTAATGGTAAAGGGCAACGTGACATTCAAGAAAACTGGAACTTTAAACGTATTCTACATGAAATTCAATCGGAATATGATATTACAGAATTGATTTCTGAAAAATCATCTACTTCTAGAAACTATCAAGTAGATGGTTTCAAAGGAAATATTGGAATCATCCCTGCATTTACAAGAACCATTTGTAACGATTGTAATCGTATTCGAGTAACGGCAACAGGAACATTTAAAAATTGTTTGTTTGATGATGGAGTATTCAATCTTCGTGATTTTATTAGAGACGGGGCAAGCAATGATGATTTGAAAGAGTTGTTTTTAAAGCTCGTTAAAGAAAAACCTGAAAATGGTTTTATTGCTGAGGCTAATAGAAAAGGAAATGTTTCTGAAAGTATGAGTACTATTGGAGGATAGTTTAACACTCCAATTTACTGATTTGAAAATGCTATAATTAAACATCTAAATAACTTAACTTTTACAATGATTACAGTAGAAGAAGCTAAACATATAATTTTAAGCAACACACAAGATTTTGGAACTGAAGAAATTCCGTTTTTAAAATCTGTAGGAAGAATTTTAAAGGAAGATATTATTGCCGATAGAGATTTTCCTCCTTTTAATCGTGTTGCTATGGACGGTATTGCTATTAACTACCGTTTTTTTCAATACGGTGTTCGCGATTTTAAGATTGAAGGAATTCAGCCTGCTGGAAGTCCACAAGAAACAATGGACAACGCTGCGAATTGTTATGAGGTAATGACAGGTGCCGTATTACCTAATAATTGTGATACGGTGATTCGTTATGAAGATGTAAGTATTAACACACTTATGGCAACGGTAAACTTAGATGAAATTACCGAAGGACAAAACATACATACGCAAGGTTCTGATAAAACAGAAGGAACCGTATTAATTGAAAAAAACAAACAAATTTCTCCAGCAGATATTGGTGTATTAGCAACTGTAGGAAAA
The sequence above is a segment of the Tenacibaculum sp. 190130A14a genome. Coding sequences within it:
- a CDS encoding MutS-related protein, with protein sequence MQKPVDFYKSQLIELNIQHTEVSKKILRIRALRFLVFITSALGIYYTFHIPNVPIVIALLGIIAFIFLVMQHQKLKDKRKIIITKKNINTTEIAVLNGSYHDLDIGKEFINPQHFFSNDIDLFGKGSFFQFINRTVTKDGKKELAATIVSNQTAFIFEKQEALKELSSKVKWRQHFSALESLVTAKRDTATIVEWIQNYTSKIPKHLSIITKLFPIVSIAFITLLVFKTISFSILLGWFFVGLAITGSALKATQKLYTDANNAKDIFKQYYLLLEQIENQQFSSSILQNKQQDITSENEKASSIFKKFSKILDAFDQRNNILIAVVGNGLFLWDIQNALKTEQWIAQYKNVVKQWFKTVSYFDAQNSLANFVYNHPTYSFPKIQDETAVITAKNLGHPLLNRTKRIDNDFRISNNQFFIVTGANMAGKSTFLRTISLSIVMANCGLPVCAESYNYTPVKLITSMRTSDSLTDDESYFYSELKRLKFIVDKLTNDNYFIVLDEILKGTNSKDKALGSKKFIEKLSKSTSTGIIATHDVSLCELANEYAPQIENHYFDAEIVNNELFFDYKMKQGICKNMNASFLLKKMEIV
- the moaA gene encoding GTP 3',8-cyclase MoaA; the encoded protein is MHGLIDSFGRQINYVRLAVTDRCNLRCQYCMPAKGIDIVPRKELLSYKEMYRIVRVLTELGVTKVRLTGGEPFARRDFMNFLEMLSYNDLLEDINITTNGALVSKHIKTLESLEKVKNINLSIDSLHPDKFTKITRRDVFSEVYEAFELLEKSSLNLKLNVVVQSNFNTNEINDFVRLTKEKDIAVRFIEEMPFNGKGQRDIQENWNFKRILHEIQSEYDITELISEKSSTSRNYQVDGFKGNIGIIPAFTRTICNDCNRIRVTATGTFKNCLFDDGVFNLRDFIRDGASNDDLKELFLKLVKEKPENGFIAEANRKGNVSESMSTIGG